A region from the Euleptes europaea isolate rEulEur1 chromosome 13, rEulEur1.hap1, whole genome shotgun sequence genome encodes:
- the PIK3IP1 gene encoding phosphoinositide-3-kinase-interacting protein 1 has translation MEPGRAQALLLSCWALLALASAAEDVTSSILPAVTAKTVDAAEGDHVFESANSLPSRSEAAAVQPVVGISQRVKMRSNEKKDLGILGYVMGLIMMVIIIAIGTGIVVGYIYKRGKDLKEQHEQKAYEREMQRITLPLSAFTNQACELMDENTIVVHTTQTPVEEMHNGDAPLMGQAGTPGA, from the exons ATGGAGCCCGGCCGGGCCCAGGCGCTGCTCCTGAGCTGCTGGGCGCTGCTGGCCTTGGCCTCCGCCGCCGAAG ATGTCACCTCTAGCATATTACCTGCTGTTACTGCCAAAACTGTGGATGCTGCAGAAGGAGACCATGTTTTTGAATCTGCTAATAGCTTACCATCCCGGAGTGAAGCAGCTGCTGTTCAGCCAGTTGTTGGGATCAGCCAGCGGGTCAAGATGCGATCAAATGAAAAAAAAGATTTGGGCATCCTAG GCTACGTGATGGGTCTTATCATGATGGTGATCATAATTGCCATTGGAACAGGAATTGTTGTGGGCTACATCTACAAAAG GGGGAAAGATCTCAAGGAGCAGCACGAGCAAAAAGCTTATGAGCGCGAAATGCAGAGAATCACGTTGCCACTCTCAGCTTTCACCAACCAAGCCTGCGAGCTAATGGACGAGAACACAATCGTGGTGCACACCACTCAGACACCTGTAGAAGAAATGCACAATGGCGATGCACCCTTGATGGGCCAGGCAGGCACTCCTGGAGCCTGA